Genomic segment of Colletotrichum destructivum chromosome 5, complete sequence:
TGccaccctcccctcccctcccctccccccccccccccccccccatgaTGTTCATTAGGAAGGATCCACGTGCATCTTTCGATGAAACATGGGGGTGAAGAGATATCATTATGTTGGCGATGCTTGCGACTTATTTGATTGCCTTGTCGTCGGGGATATAGTAAGGCCAGTTCAGCCACGTTGGAACTGGCTGTGCGAGTCCGGCGCCAGCTGCTTTGCTTCCTCCGAGAACAAAGATCACAACGTATGTGTTAAAAGGTCTCGACAATAGGGCAGGGGGGGCGTCCCGACCTTGATATGAGGGTCCCCCTCGGGAGCGGAGGGGGTTTCAGGCATGCAGAGTAGCGGAGCCGTGGTGCTCACCACGCCGACGTCCCGCATACTATTTAATTGACCATTCACCCGAGCCGGTAATGAATCGTGGCCGGGGCGGTGCGGACGCCGAGCCGCCTCGCGAGTTCCTCGGTCCACCGCCGCGCGTACCAATCCCTCCTCGCTctgccatcgccggcgagctcCCATCGACTCCACGCTTCTCCGCCAGTCTCGGCCCTGACGCTGGTGGCCGTCTTCCCCTCGAGCCCGCACGGCACGAACCTCGCCCAGGGGTTTGacgcctcgtccccgtcgacggcgacgtcgacgttcAGGGCCGTGCCCAGCCCCGAGAtgtggcggcggaggtgcACGCCCATGGCGGCGATCTTGCGCTCCTGACCGCCGGTCCGGTGCCTCGCGGCTTCGGCCCACACGCCGGGGTCCTCTTCCGAGAGGTAGGTCTGGATGGACGGTCCGTCGGCTAGGACGGCCTGCGTCGTCTCCTCGAGGAGCCTGGCGTACGAGCGGACTGTCAGGTGAGGGTAGTACGTGCTATGCAGGTCCAGTATGGGCCAGAGGACAACCTGGCCCGGGCCGTGGTACGTCGTCAACCCGCCGCGCTCCGTCTCGATGACCTCGGGTGTGAACTGCCGCTGCGTCTGCGGCCCCGCGCGACCATTGCTGTCCGTCGCCCGCTCACCAGCCGGGTCCACATCGACGTACACATCTAACGGCGATCGGAGCCGGCCTAGCTGCTCCGGCGTCAAGGACTTCTGCCGTCGGCCGAGAGTATATGTCGGCGCGGGCGTGAACGAGACGACGAGCGGGGACGGGGCACGGGGTGTCGGGGCGGATTTCCAGTCGAGGAACGCCTGGCGGAGAAGGGCTTGGAAGTCGGACGCCGCGGAATACGACGGGAACGTATTCGAAGAGGAGGCATCGAGGTGGACATGTCGCAGCGCGCTCGGCTCagcgccgtcatcttcggGGAATGCCAGCTCGGAAACGGaccgcgaggaggagctccaTCGCGCTTGGTGCCGGAGGCGTCCGGATGGTCGATTCGCCCGGCCCGCGAGGCTTCGGATGGAAGAGGCACAGCCGCGACCGAGTGTCCTAGGAGGCCCCATTGGCTATCATGTGTCGGCGACAGGGTGTGGAATGGCAGCTGGAAGGTAAAACAAAGCTTGGGGTCGGGAGGGGAACAAAGAAAAGAGCTGTCGCCGTGGAAGCTTGAACAGAGTTTGGCGGAACGAGCTGGCCACAGACTGTGGACTTATGACATGGGCCGGTATCTTATCGATAAGATAGGGCCGCTGAGAGCGCACGAGCCACCAATGGGGATGAGATGACCAGGGGTCGTCATCCTCCCGCGGTCTTTTCCATCAACAGGTGTCTCATCACCTCTCTACCTGGTGCCCGGGTCTGACCAGGACCCCGAAATCGAAGCAAGCGACCAGGCGGTGGCTGTCGGGAGGCAGGAGAAGAgaagtcggcgccgccattCCCTTCTCGCAGCTTGTGATTTTACTACTTTTCTAGCGTTGTGTTCACGATGTATAGTCCACACGCGCTAGCTCTTTGCCTAACAACCAGGTGATGAGGCACTGGTGTTCACATCGCTGACTCCAATGGTTCATTTTTCGTCCTAACGTTGGCCATGCAGAACGTGCCGGTCGGCTGCCCCAGTGTTGGAAATAAAGACGAGCTGTTTCATCATAATGACATCTAGACAACTTGACACTGGAGAAGTCCACCAGACCTCAACATAccgagccggcgccggcgtacCGCCAAGCGGAAGGGGCGTAAGTGTCGAGTCGATCTGGCGCCGATGCGTGGAGACGTCGAAGGCAGCAGGACCAGCGCGGTAGGTCGGATATGTTCTATTTGTCACTGGCAGACAGACCAATCTCTAGTCTGCAGCCCATATACCGGCGGAAGAGGCAAACCAAAGTCGAAGCGGCGACGCACCTGTCAAACTGCGAGGGAGAAGTCAGAGTACTCCTGCACCCGTAATTCCCGAGGGAGGTGACGCGGGCACACGAGTTAAGCCTCTGCTGTACGTGTCGACGGCTGTTGGCTGAGTTGAATCGTCTGTGCTCACTGCACTGCACCACATCTGAGCCACAGTTGTACACATCACCTCTGGTGTGTCAGGCCGCGCAAGATTCGAGAAGCAGGTAAAGCCGACTGGTTACCCGTGTTGTCGAACGCCGCGGGAACGGGGCCGTAGAAAATGAGGAGCTTCCAAGACGCAGATCATCGATGCAAAGGGTCGCACAAGCTGCGGCAAAGCTATGCAGCGTGCGTCTTGGGCTGTTCGAAACAGCACATGCAGATGGTGCAGTGGGATGGACAAAGACCCTGTGTCGGCCCCTAGGGATACCAATCTAGGCATCTAAGAAAACGCTCAACTCAGGGATGGCTTCCAGTTCTCCAGGAAGACTGCGCAGTCTTCAGTTCCGGTCGTCCGCTTTGGCACATGTGTATGCAAGCTTTAATATCGGACAAGAAAATTGTTCAGCAAGCGCGTGGGCTGAAGCAATAGACGAAGGACAGACCAAGTCCATCCGAACCACCGCAGCGAACCTTGTCATCGATCACAGCCGAGCGGAAGACCGTCCAGCTTGTCGGGATCCAGGACTGGTCAAGCGCCGTGGGTTGTAGTGAGCGAGAGTTTGAAAGCGGCCAACGATGGGTCGGCCCAGGTGACGACGGACTGAGTCGTGAGTAGCGGCAGCGATTTGTTTGGCCTGGTATGCGTACAGAAAGAAGAGAGCAATACTGATAATGGACgagaaaaaagagggagCTGCATGACGTCGTGGCTGGGTGGAGGCTGGGCCCACGGAGGGTCCCTGCGCTGGCAGTCGACGGCTGTCCATTTTGTCAGGTGTAACACGAATCAGAGTGCCTTAAGAGAAGGACGCTAGAGGAGTATGGTGCGTGCGGTCTGTTGCCCAGCCCACTGCAGGGTCGATGTGCGCTACTGTGTGCGAAGATTCGCACACCGTCCATTTCCTCTCGGAACCCACGTCACTCTACAGTGCGTTTTCTTAGGGTGGAGACGGCGCCTAAGAAATGGGGCCGGTAGTGGCTCGGTGGTGTCGTCATGGCCCACGATGCGCTGTTCAAGGAGG
This window contains:
- a CDS encoding Putative biotinyl protein ligase (BPL) and lipoyl protein ligase (LPL), catalytic, with the translated sequence MGPPRTLGRGCASSIRSLAGRANRPSGRLRHQARWSSSSRSVSELAFPEDDGAEPSALRHVHLDASSSNTFPSYSAASDFQALLRQAFLDWKSAPTPRAPSPLVVSFTPAPTYTLGRRQKSLTPEQLGRLRSPLDVYVDVDPAGERATDSNGRAGPQTQRQFTPEVIETERGGLTTYHGPGQVVLWPILDLHSTYYPHLTVRSYARLLEETTQAVLADGPSIQTYLSEEDPGVWAEAARHRTGGQERKIAAMGVHLRRHISGLGTALNVDVAVDGDEASNPWARFVPCGLEGKTATSVRAETGGEAWSRWELAGDGRARRDWYARRWTEELARRLGVRTAPATIHYRLG